TCCGATtctctcttctcttcttcttcattttgcaTTCTATCTCGACCTTTTTTCTGTGTCTCTATTCTTTTGAGAGTTTACATTGTGAATCTAAATCAGTTCATCTTTACATAGGTATGAGGTTGACCGAAATCATTCTCTTATTAATGCTCCAAAACCTAGAATATTTTGGTTAAGGTAACCTCTCCTTATTCGATATGGTTTCCTTATTTGTTTCCAACTTCTCAACCTTTCCCTTCTTTGCAAGTTTCCCACAATTGTTGAAACTTTTGAGCTCGAATTCCTCCGGCTAAAATAATTTCTTATTGTGCACGAATTAACTTTCTTCCGGAATCCAACTTGCACTCAGCTTCTAGCTAAATTTGATCAACGTCTTTAGCGCTCTGCTTCATCTTGCTACCGACCTAGTTCTTTCATCATCTGCATATTTTGTCTTCACATCAATTAGTAGTATAGCAAATGACATTAATGAAAACCTCGTTCTCTCAACATATTTATTAATCATCAAAACTTAATTTATGCTAATCATGCTCAGCACaacaaattatttttcaaatgaaTATTTCCAAAATTAATAACTTTCGTAATCCCGATAACCAATACGGTAATTGTTAAATGAGGAAATGTAATGGAGAAATCTAAGTATTCGTTTGAGCAAGTTTCTCTTCTATGTCTACTTCCTTACCAAAAGACAAACCAAGTATAGTTGGAATCAAGTCAAGAGTGAATTGGACTCATACTGGTTGTCCTTACCGTTGGATTTGAATCAAACTACTATAAAATCCTCATATTTACGAATATACCATTGTAAGTGGAGCTGGAATATTTTCTGAAAAAGTTGGTATCAACTTATCATAGCATGTGTGTCCTTCTTCAATGATTTTCTGACACTGTTATGTGAAAAAGATTGTGAGgtactttcatatttttcttgtttttatttcATCTCCCACAACAATATTGTTAAATAATGAGAAAGAATCAGGGTATTTATAATCAAATGAATTAGAGTATTTACTTTGCTCCTTAGCAATGTTAGTCAAATTTCTAAGCAAATCATGAATTTTGGCACATTCACTAAGAGctttggttttggttttgtgtAAGAAAAAAAGAATAGTATTCTTCAGTGAAAAAAAGTTACGGTTATATGATTATTTGTGCAATTTATCCTTTGATTGAGCTAAAGCAAGTTTGTAATAAAACATTGCAGACTTTTAGTCAAGCAAACCCAAAATTTGGGAGTAAAAAAGTAGACATTTGAGAATAaaatgcaaaaaagaaaaaaaaaagttaagaCACCCAAATGTACTGAGCAAACATACCAATTATTTGATCAGAAGATTTGGCATTCGctgtttttaaatttaaaatttatcATTTATCTACTTCATAATAATATAACATGCTCTCACTTCTTTGCCGCCTTAGCCGGGGCAAACACTCTGGAATCCACCAACTCTGCCCATCATCTTTGAAAAGGTCTGCTATACTATCTTCATTTCCATgccttttttaaatttttttttttatatatatacataacaccTTTTATTTGGGAGAGGGTGATTGAAGCAAGAGTGAGGATGACAGTGTCTGTATCCAAtgaccagttcgggttcatgccgggtcgttccaccacagaagctatacaccttgttaggaggttggtgAAACtgtatagagagagaaagaaggatttgcacatggtgtttattgacctagagaaagcttatgacaaggttcctagagaagttctctggagatgcttggaggcaaaAGGTATGCCGGTTCCTTATGTTATGgcaattaaggacatgtatgatggggctaagactcgggttaggacagtaggaggggACTCTGAGCCTTTTCCGGTTGAAATGGGATTACACCAAGGCTCTGCGCTCAGTCCGTTATTattcgccctggtgatggatgcgatatcaaaccatattcaaggggaggtgccatggtgcatgctattcgccgatgacatagttctgattgatgagtcacGAGCTGGTGTTAACGAGAGATTGGACATTTGGAGACAGACTCTTGAGTTTAGGGGTTTCAAGCTAAGCAGAATGAAGACAGAATACCTCgagtgtaagttcagcgctgGGCCGGGGGAAGTGGGCGTCACAGGTTATCCcaagtagaggcagcttcaagtaccttagTTCGGTTGTCCACGGGGGAgaggagatcgacgaggatgtcacacaccgtattggTGTAGGATGGATGAAGTAAAGGTTggcatctggagtcttgtgtgacaagagagtgccaacgatactcaaaagtaagttctataaagcggtggttagaccagccatgatgtatggggctgagtgttggcctgttaagaactcatatatccaaaagatgaaagtagcagatatgaggatgttgaggtggatgtgcgggcacactaggatggataagattaggaatgatgacattcgggagaaggtgcacgtgACTCCTATTGATgataagatgcgggaagcgagactcagatggttcgggcatgtacagaggagaagcccagatgctccagtaaggaggtgtgagcgactggtcGTGgaaggcacgagaagaggtagagggcggcctaagaagtattggggagaggtgatcagacatgatATGGCGAGGGTTctgatttccgaggacatgacacttgaaagGAAGTTGTGGAGGTTGAGTATTACAGTTGTAGACTAGGAGGTTGTTGAGTCTTGCGTTACTTTGTACCTTTGTGAGCCTAGTCCGGTGGGGTTTTATCTAAGATAGCTAGGGGCAGTGTCGTGTCTTACTATTTTCTACTTTTGACGCAAGATCTATTTACTAGCCATCGTTTTTGCTTTGCATTTTTCTTCTACATTTTATGTTCCTTTTTCCTTATGATCTCCGTGGTGAATCTAATATtctctccttttgtctttttattatcttgagccgagggtctttcggaaacagcctctctaccctttcggggtaggggtaagatctacGTACACActgccctccccagaccccacttgtgagattatactgggttgttgtcgtattttattttaattcttGTGCAATTAAAATCTGCATTTTCCAATATATAAAAGAGAAACAGCGTATCTTCTTGGTTCAAGAAAATGTTACTCAAAATGAGAACTCATACAGTTTATTTAAGTCATTTGTGGGAAGTTTGAATAATTGTACCTACCAATAAAACCACAAGTTCAAACAATGAATGAATTAAATCAGAGATACTTCTCTCCTGTTCTTTACTCCACTTCATATCTCCCATCCCAAGGTGGAAACATGTGAATAGTAAAACAAACCCAACATTATTACCTCAATCCCCCATTTAATAATTTAATACTAATTTACTACTAACCCCCTACATTAGTcaaaacaaattcaaatccaacaAATGTACAGTAGTATAGTAATAGCCAGTAGCTACATCACTTAAAGCTGCAAATAACACCTCGAAAATCACCCCATCTTTGTTCAAACTCAAAAcaacccttcttcttcttcctcatcaACTGTGTGTCTGTGTGTCCAACTTCTTGTTGCAAAAGTAGCAACTTCTTgttgcaaaaatagccactttGATCATTCTTGAAGCTGTTTTCTCcatgcaaaaaataaaataaaatggaatCTTTATTATAAAGATTGAATCTTTATCATTCTTGAgattaaagattgaatctttacaactctaaatcatgcatcTTTCAAACCTTTTAGCAATTGTTATTCTTTGTTTCTTCACATTTGCTATCTTTCCTACTTTTGCACTGAATTCAGATGGACTTTCATTATTAGCTTTAAAATCAGCTATTTCTTCTGACCCAACTGAATTTCTTGCATCTTGGTCTGAATCAGACTCATCACCATGTCATTGGAATGGAATCAAATGTGATGATCAAAATCAAAAAGTCATTTCCATTTCACTCTCAGCCAAGAATCTCACTGGCTATATCCCTTCTGAAATTGGTGCACTTTCAAATCTCTCAATTCTCACTCTTTCCTACAACAACTTCTCTAAACCAATCCCAATTCATCTCTTTAATGCTACTTCACTTCACTCACTTGACCTTTCACACAATGCATTCACTGGTTTTTTGCCTGAGCAAATTACTTCACTTATTAACCTTAATCACCTTGATCTTTCTGCTAATTTTCTTAATGGTTCACTTCCTGAGGAGCTAACTGAGCTTACTCAGCTTACTGGGACTTTGAATCTTTCGTATAACAGATTTTCCTTCGAAGTTCCGGTGAGTTATGGTAAGTTTCCGATGACGTTGAGTTTGGACTTGAGGCATAATAATTTGACTGGTAAAATACCTTCAGTTGGGTCATTGTTAAATCAAGGGCCTACTGCATTTTCGGGGAACCCTTTACTTTGTGGGTTTCCATTGGAGACTCCATGTGCAGAACCAGAAGCTCAAAAACCTAGCGTTTTGCCAAATCTTGAAACCCCTAAAGATTTAGGGTTTGTAGAAAAGGGCAAATCTGGAAATGGGTCGGTGGCAGTTTCTTTAATCTCTGGCGTATCGGTGGTGATAGGAGTAGTGTTTGTTTCAGTGTGGGTATTGAGGAAAAAATGGAAGTTGGATGAGggtaaaatgggaaaagaaaagtTTGATAAGGAGAAGTCACAGTCACAGGAGGTGGTTGGGTTTGGTTGTGGGGGGAGTGAGGGGGAGGGGCAAAAGGGTAAATATGTAGTGTTTGATGAAGGGTTTGGGTTGGAGTTGGAGGATTTGTTAAGGGCATCAGCTTATGTGGTGGGGAAGAGTAGGAGTGGGATAGTTTATAAAGTGGTGGCAGGTGGCGGCAGGGGATCGGCGGTAGGTGGTGGCGCTGCGGTGGTCGCTGTTCGGAGATTGAGCGAGGGGGATGCCACGTGGCGGTTCAAGGAGTTTGAGACGGAGGTGGAAGCCATTGGGAAAGTACAACATCCAAATGTGGCGAGGCTTAGAGCTTATTACTATGCAAGTGATGAGAAATTGCTGGTTACTGATTTCATCCGCAATGGCAGCTTGCACGATGCCTTACATGGTAATTTCAACTCATTTCTTATGTTAAATTGTTTAAGTTTATGGTTTGTGTTGCTTAATTGAGGTTATAATTCATCTGCAATAGCATGATCATGATTAGATTATAATGTGGTAAACTTGTTAATGTGATTAGCTAGGTTTCTTTGAAGGTTAAGTTTTGAAAATTCCCTACTCACCTTTTCAACacctcttgttttttttttcttccaaattaCCGAGAAATCTCTTAGGGTCAATGGAGCACAATTCGAAACTCGATGGATAATGGACCCTTGAACCCTGCACACTGCGCTGCACTCTTACCACTATCTTTTGAGTAACTCCTTAGTTGAAGGAAGAATTATTAAGAGAAAATACAAATGTTTGTTGTCCTAAATACGGGAAGTGATAATTCGAAATCAATATTCCGGTGCAACTGATTATTCAGTGTTTCTGGTTTATACTTCGGAAGTACTCCCTTCAgtccactttaattaattttttggctattttccatattaaggaatcaactttagattaacaatgaaattgaccatattaaccttaatttgttcATTGGAAATACAATAAATAATCCTAGGctatttactccaagggcaactttggaaaaaagaagttaattctttcttgatatctaaaaaaaatcaaatattatggACCACAGTAATTAGAATAGAACAGATGCCTGTCATGAAAACTCAAGATCCGGATTCCCTCAGGGATTATTAATTACAATATATGCCGAGCTGTGAACGATAGGAACTTAACCAAAATGCTTAGGGGAAACTGGGAAAAATAAACCCATTTAACTCAAAGTAGGTTAGTGAGCAGAGAGAGGGTAATGATGAACACAGTAACTTATGCAGAGTATATCCTTTTATTGCAAATGATTTATTGTTAGGATAAGGACATTTCGGGTGAAATCTGAAGTATGAGCTTGCACATTGAATTCATGGTTCCACTCTTGGAGAAAAATTAGGTTATTTAATGCACTTGTGGGTAGCTAGATATATGTCTGCAACTAACTGTTCTGCTCTTCTGCACAATGTAATAATCTCTGGGTCCATGGTACATCAGGAGTTTATTGATAGATCAGACATGAGACAACATTCAAGGTGGCAATGTAGTTGAcagtaatttttttctttttctgactAGCCCCACTTGTTGTTTCATTTGTTATTATCTTACCCGTAAGCATTTGTGTTTTTCTGTTTTCTGGAAAACAGCTATGCAAGTGTTAATCTACCTCAACCTTCGGTAGCTCTTGAGAGCGCTTTCAGCTGTTTCACTCTCCATTTTGAACTGCTCTTTGTTTTTTGTTATTTACTTTTTCCGGTCCCCCCACTAtggtttctttcccttgttttctGTTTCCAGAGGAACAGAATTTATGTGGCCTAAGCATGGATTATTGCTTGTTCGTCCACATAAAACATGCGAATCAGAATCTGAATTTTGTGCAGAATAAAATATCTTGAGGGCGACTTAACATGTAATTTCTCCTGGTAACAATCTATAATTATCAAATTCATTTTTTTGAGGTGCGAGCGGTTAGCCTTGGTGGGCAGCAGGTGGGGTAGAGGTAGGCCTAAAAAGTCTTAGGGAGAGGTTATTAGGCGGGACATGGCGTAGCTGGAGCtaactgaggacatggccctagacaggaaggtgtggaggtcaaAGATTAGAGTAGAAGGTTTGTAGGTAGTCGAGCGTTTCTCTTAGTCTTACTCAGTTCACTAGCATTGGTATTAGTATGATATCTTTTATTCATAGATGACTATTACTACCTAGAGTTTGACTGTATTTTTGGATTCGATCTTATTTCATCTTGCTGTTATTCCTACTTGTTGCAATTACCTTTTTTTTTCCAGTCGTTTTATAGCCGAAGATCTATCGAAAACAACCACTCTGCCCTTCTAGGGGtaggggtaagactgcgtacatgTTACCCTCCCTACACCCCACTTGTGGGAAAatactgagtttgttgttgttgttgttgttgtatttttctgAGGTTGAGCTTTACTTTAACTAGGCATATACTGACGTCGAGGAAAAAGTATTACACCATATTGGTTAAAATAGATTCTAATTAAGCGGTGAAGTTTATGACATGACACTTCTTGCTATGCAAATCTAAAACAAAAAAGACTATAGGTAAGAGTACTACATAATTCTTTGAAATTCTGGTCTCTTTATCTTCctttatttaatgaaaatttgaataCTAGTCTTTGATTTGTTCAATTTTATCTTTTCTCATGAACTTCCCTATTTTGCTGTtactttttgtatttttatagtAACTGTGTGAACCAATCTATTCACAAATGGAAATGCAGAATACACCTAAGCTCCTTGTTATTTACTGTGGGGCGGTTTCTTGAAAATCAGCTGATTGCTCTTGTTTCATATTGAAATTTCTAGACCTACACAAAGTAGCCAATTCTGGTACACCTGAcctattttattgtttttttcttACTCTGACTACTATCAGCTCTTTCATTGTTTCAAGCACATGTTTTTGGGCCAAAGTCAGGACTTTAAGTCAGTGATCATTGTCTGAAAAGCTGCTTACATAGTTCAAATATAATGGTCCCTACCATATTCAGCTCATAATTGTTGTCCTCAAGTTTACTCCAAGGAAGATATAGAGTAAAAGGAAAATGTGGCTTGAATCACTTGTTAAATTATTCTTGAGGTTCTGCAAGtcgtatacaacaacaacaaacctagtataatcccacgagtggggtatggggaggttAGTGTGTGCgcggaccttacccctaccttgaagGTACataggctgtttccgatagatccTCGGCTCGCTCACAAGTTGTATACGtcaaaaatattttgggatttcaAAACTGAACTTTAAtgaaggcaaaatacataaagaCCCCATTAAACTTGTCCATAAAACAGGTTTGAACACTTAAACTAAACAGGTGATTTTACCCCCCTAAACACATTGTGAGTGAATTTTGATTCACCCTTCATGACACCAGACTAGTTAAAGAGTAACGTGTGTGAGCCACGCTCTTTCTGGTGATGCTAATGAAGTTTTCCATTTTAATGACCCGGTCCATCACTAATAAACCCACCCGATTAAAATACCCGACCCACTTTGTTTAATTTTTACCCCAATTTTCTAACCCCGACCTCATTTGTTACCATTTTATGATCATGTAAAAGACTTCCACTTTTCAACAAATTCTTGAATAAGTACACATTCCGGGAGtattgattttgtgagaaaactCTAAGATCTTTCTTATCTGCAATTTTAGGTTCTTCACTGTTTCAATGCTGGGTATTTTCAAGCAAAATCTAGTTGTTTCTCACATTTTCTGATGCAACGTAATGTTTATCTTTTACCATTGCAGGAGTACCTGGTAATTCCCTGCCACCATTGTCGTGGGCAGCTAGACTGAAGATCGCTCAAGGCATAGCTCGGGGTCTAATGCACATTCACGAATGTAGTCCTAGGAAATATGTTCATGGGAACATAAAATCGTCGAAAATCCTTCTTGACGATGATTTGCAAGCTTACATATCCGGTTTTGGGTTGACTCGTCTTATTTCAGGCTCCTCGAAGCTCGTTAATAGTAGTACCAAGAAGCTGAATACAAGTCAAATCATAGTAAGCCCTAAAAACTCAACTTCATCATCCATTATGTACGTAGCACCTGAGTCTCGAGTTCCTGGCTCCAAGTTCACACAAAAATGCGACATCTATTCGTTTGGGATTGTGCTTTTGGAGATGTTGACTGGTCGGTTGCCAGATGGAGGATCGGAAGATGATGGAAAGGGGCTCGAGAGTCATGTTAGGAAGGTTTTTAGGCAAGAACGACCCTTGTCCGAGATCATAGATCCTGCTCTCTTGAATGAGGTTCATGCCAAAAAGCAAGTCGTTGCAGCATTTCATATTGCTCTCAACTGCACAGAACTGGATCCCGAGCTTCGGCCAAGGATGAGAACAGTTTCTGATAACCTTGATCGTATCAAACTGCAGTGAAGGGAAACTCAATGGTATATCTTGTAAAAAGCTTTTGAGTTTTGGGGTCACCTAATGTAGAAGTTGTTTAGCGTTGTGAATCGGATTTTTCAGTGTACTTGACTGTTTTTTTTGTTGAATCATCAATGAAAATTGCTTGTGCTAACCACCTCAAAAGACTACTGTGTTTTATGTTAAATATCAGTGGTATACGCAGAATTTTTCACAAGCGATGTCATGATTTTAAGCAGTAAACAAATAATAATTCACTATAATcacatattaaaaaaatataactcgaattatttttataaaacataACTCAAGTATATACTAGTTAtaacttttttatttttgaaatgtatTCAACATAAGCTCATTATACTTTTTTCTATATAGAACACCAATTAATCacacaaaaatgtaaaaatagcacggtatagccagttttcggactggtcattcaaaaatagctagcgttgacgaagtcaatgaaaaatagccactattttgctgcaacagagaccggtccagcataatatactgaaattcggtgcacctatgtatgaactccagcatattatgctggaccagtatactttgctgactccagtataatataccggagactggagcactggtgctccaaactccagtatattatattggacaattatacttgctggaactccagtatattatgctggagttctagtgtacttatgctgaaactccatcatattatgctggagttccaacatacttatcctggaactccagtataatatgctggagttcaagcatacttatgctggaactccagtataatatactggcgtatttttcgggttttgagcagtattttcgctcagatttatctttacatgaaaagtgactaaatttcgattactttaaATTGGGCTATTTTG
This sequence is a window from Nicotiana sylvestris chromosome 3, ASM39365v2, whole genome shotgun sequence. Protein-coding genes within it:
- the LOC104220222 gene encoding receptor protein kinase-like protein ZAR1, coding for MHLSNLLAIVILCFFTFAIFPTFALNSDGLSLLALKSAISSDPTEFLASWSESDSSPCHWNGIKCDDQNQKVISISLSAKNLTGYIPSEIGALSNLSILTLSYNNFSKPIPIHLFNATSLHSLDLSHNAFTGFLPEQITSLINLNHLDLSANFLNGSLPEELTELTQLTGTLNLSYNRFSFEVPVSYGKFPMTLSLDLRHNNLTGKIPSVGSLLNQGPTAFSGNPLLCGFPLETPCAEPEAQKPSVLPNLETPKDLGFVEKGKSGNGSVAVSLISGVSVVIGVVFVSVWVLRKKWKLDEGKMGKEKFDKEKSQSQEVVGFGCGGSEGEGQKGKYVVFDEGFGLELEDLLRASAYVVGKSRSGIVYKVVAGGGRGSAVGGGAAVVAVRRLSEGDATWRFKEFETEVEAIGKVQHPNVARLRAYYYASDEKLLVTDFIRNGSLHDALHGVPGNSLPPLSWAARLKIAQGIARGLMHIHECSPRKYVHGNIKSSKILLDDDLQAYISGFGLTRLISGSSKLVNSSTKKLNTSQIIVSPKNSTSSSIMYVAPESRVPGSKFTQKCDIYSFGIVLLEMLTGRLPDGGSEDDGKGLESHVRKVFRQERPLSEIIDPALLNEVHAKKQVVAAFHIALNCTELDPELRPRMRTVSDNLDRIKLQ